The genomic window GTTATTTTGCAAGATGTTTTTGcagatttagatttaaaatgtttccaaaaatCTCTGGGCCTACTTTGGCGTAAATTTGCCAATTCTGACATACGTTTATTATAGTCTGCGTGCTTTTTCTTTCTAtcgatatttttataattagtttTTGCATCACACAAAATAGACCTGTTTGTATCGCTTTTGTCAACATAAAACAATTTAAGCGCTTCCAAATACATATTACGGGCGACAATACAATCATGGTCAAACCAATCTTTATTCCTTTTAGTATATCCTTCAAAATAAGTATCGtgtgaataaaaacaatctttgGCAAACAATGGCTTTGCAACATCGCAAATAGTATTCCAAATTCCTGAGGAGAAAGACGAGCAATGCGAGAAGAAGATATTGGAATTCATTGAAACCAAACTTCACGTGCAAAACGCTAAATCCGAGGCAAAGTTGCATATGGCACATCGTGTAGGCCGATACCAGCCAAATAAAGTGCGCCCATTGTCGCCAAGTTCGCGTATTACCCGGACAGGGAGAGAGTCCGAAAGGAGTCAAAGCAGCTTAAAGGTACCCCTTTCGGAATATCCGAACAATATCCAAAGGAGGTAATGGATGTTCGTCGAAGGCTGATACCAATTATGAAAAAGGCACGAGCCGAAGGCAAGGAGGCGTTCCTTAAAATTGACAAACTATACATTAACAAACAAGTGTATGTGGAATAGGACGGTCGTGAGAATGTCGTTAAAATTGTCACGTGGAATGTGGAAGGACTAAGTGCACTTAAATGTTCTAATAGTAagtttacaacttttctttccaatcatgacattatatgcttaacTGAAACCTGGACAAATAAAGATTCTACAATAGATTTAAAAGGCTACAGCAAACCAATTCATTCTTATAGACGATTGCAACACCGTCGAGCGAAGCGCTCAAGTGGtggtattattatttatattaaagattCTATTCGTAAAGGTGTCATATTAGTAAAAAATGATATTGATTACATTGTTTGGCTAAAATTAGATAAgctgttttttaatattgaatttgatGTATATCtatgtgttgtatatattgcACCAGAAAATTCCACTGTTCATTCTTTGTATACCTATGATATTTTTGAAACGATTGAGTGtgatattagtttttttttaaactaaaggTAAAGTGTTTTTAACGGGAGATACAAACTCGCGAACGGGACACAAAGCAGATTACATCGAAAATGACAGGTATATAAgcgatattgattttgtttctgaCCCAGATATTGAAACCCTAATCCCGCGTTCAAATTGTGACCCAGTTACGAATCGATTTGGCGACTACTTGTTAGACATATGCAAAGCAACCAATATTCGTATCGTGAATGGACGGTTACATAACGACTACAATTTAGGGAATATAACATGCTGTACACATAATGGTGAAAGCGCGGTAGACTATTTATTAACTGCGCGTAAAAATTTCAGTGATATTTTAGATTTTACCGTTAACAATTTCACGGAATTCTCTAATCATGCGCCGCTAACATTTAATCTCCGCACGAATAACGCGGGTTTAACAAGTAATAGTAatccgattgtttattttaaatggaaaccagAGAACAAATGCGATTTTGTGCGTGATGTATCGAGCGATGTACAGAATCTGGAACAAACTTTATTATCGCAAATTGATTCAAACGCTGACCCTGATATTTTAGTGGGAGAattctcaaaatatttaaattttaagggggaaaaatattttaagcgcattataaaacctgaaaataaccgatttttatattctgataaaaataaacaaaaatggtttaatgaagagtgtaaaaacaaacaatctcaGCTAACAAGAGCTTTATACGAgtacaatctaaataaaaatgaacgtaCGCGAGAACAAATGATTTCTATGAAGAAGGATTACAAGTATGCATGtaggaaaacaaaattaaaatataacagtgACCAAAGCAAGCGAATGAATAATATGAGACGGAAATCACCTCGTGAATTTTGGAAACTGTTCAAGCGAAAACCTTCATCACAAATCTCAGACACGATACCGTTAAGCGAATTTAgtgattatttcagtaaattagccGACGAAAGCAGTGTAAATCAAAATTCTTTTGACGCCGAAACTTTCTTAAATGAATTTGACAATAGGCAAAACACACACCCGTCGTTCCCCGAATTAGATAACCCCATATCGATAGAAGAAATAATAAaggcaacaaaacgattgaaacacaaTAAAGCGCATGCGCAGGACAATATagtatatgaatattttactgaaacaatacatgtgatttcaaagccgcttgaaatattatttaattacataatggATAAAAAGTGTTTTCCACGCAGCTGGGCGTCCGGAGTTATCataccaatacataaacgtgGCGACATTACAgacccaaataactatcggggaattacgttaattagttgttttgccaaactgtttacaagtatacttaatgaacgtcttaaacaatgggcggaaactaatgacattttaacggatgcgcaattcggctttaaaccaaactgtagcacagtagatgcaatatttattcttaatgccctcatagaaagacagttgcagaataaagaaaaactattttgttgctatattgactaccggaaagcatatgacgtcatcaatcgcggtcaattatggagtaaaatgattaatatgggcatcgacggtaaactcttgacccttattcgatccatgtacaatgaagtcaaattacaggttaaacacatgggttcactgtcagacatattcaatagtaacgttggtctatttcagggggagataacctcgcccatattgttttcactctttattattgacatcgaattaagtctgcagaatggaataaacgccggcatgacattagaacaaatatctatctatctcttattattcgcagacgacgcggttttattttctgaaacacaagagggtcttcaagagtcattatacaatttagaagcctactgcgataaatggaatttaacagttaacattgaaaaaacaaacgtcatggtattccgaaaagggggttcaatcagtaaagcattcaaatggacttataaaggtcaagaactagaaattgtgaataattttaattattttggaATTGTGATGTCAAGTGGCGGATCGTTCGtgcccgcaacaaatacactttatggcaaagcattaaaagcgatgcattctttgttcaacctaacgaaagatatgaacgtacccataaatatcatgtttaatttatttgacgcatatgtttcatccattttaaactataactgcgaagtttgtggatccatcaaagcggaaaatattgaacgcgttcaccgtaaattttgtaaaagactattgaacgtaaaaatgtcaacaaattcactatcgctatatgccgaagttggtcgatttcccttgcatatcgacagatatgtcaggatggtttgatattttttgaaattacatactgtgaaacagggaaattgtattcttaaacaagttgtagttttacaaagattaaaaattgaacgtaaaaataatgctaacaattggtcatcgaaattacgggacattcttaaccaaaccggtttcaccgatgtatggctattccccgaatctgttaacaatgatcactttatcccgttattcaaaaacagattacgagaccagtatattaccaactgggatgtcagtgtgacgtcgtgtagctcaatgatcctatataaggaacttaaaccggtttttgaaagatcatcgtatcttgatattgttgacaacaaaaaacataggaatattattgcaaaattacgtttgtcctctcacaaattatccatagaaacgggcagacaccagaatattgacagagatcaacgcaaatgtatattatgtaaccttaatTACATCGCGGATGAATTttactttgttcttaaatgtccttattataatgatgttaggaatgcattaattccgaactattatagaatccggccaaatatgttcaagtttattaaactacttaatagctcaaacaaaactgtattaagaaagctagccatgtattgtttaacatgctttaaaataagagaaaatgtcatatatatgtagtgttaaatacaaatacatttttacaaaaaaataaggtcagaaatatgtaattatacctatatttgtaaacctatatgcataacattgtgtgaccactgtgtattaaacccatccatgtaccattctcacgaaatatgttcacgaactatgtttatttcgtgtttatttagattatttattctttaaaataatgtgtgtttttgtgtgtacttcaacgcatgctgttatttatatgtatgttaatgacgatgagcttcacatgcttaagtcaaaaataaactattctgttctgttctgttctgttcatttcAGTATTAGAAAACTTATCAATCAAAACGTTAATTGAGTCCCTTGTCAGGGCAATTTATATTATGCACAATATCATTAAAAGTTGGCAATATTCGAATAATCCCCGAGCGAAATTGTTCACGCAGAGAgtcattccatttatatttaGTATCTGATTGCTTTTCTTCGCTATGCCATCTGTTATTGCATAACAATGAAAAGCATAACGGTGCATGGTCACTCCATTCATTAAAACGTTGTATATAAAATTGTTGTATCTGTGAGAAGTTACTTTCTTTTGTTAAAAGATAATCGATCACTGAACAACcgttatttgacaaaaatgtgaACTGATAGCTATTATCAATGCGACCATTTACAATGCGAAACGATGCGCCCTTACAAATATCGAGCAATTTCACCCCGTGACTGTTGATTGATTTATCTAATGAGGCCCTGTCTGGGATGCAGTCTGAAGTATAATCTTGGCTATCGATACAACTATTAAATTTGTCACAAACAATATAATCTTTTTTATCACCAACTCTACTGTTAAAATCACCACATATAAACACACAACCAAGAgtttcatataaacatatatcattttctaaaatatcaaacaaatcaacgttaaaaatattgtatattggGGAATCATCGCCCCATATATATGATCCAAAAACCTAAATATCTTCTGGAGTATTAAAAAAGGAATGATCTAGTTTCAACCAAATTAGAGTGTCGTAATGGttttttgttacatgtattcCATTCTTTAAATGTTCTTTGTAAAGTAAAACAATTCCACCGCTACTACGTTTTGCATTTTTATGCTTGAATTTGCGATAACAATTATGAGAAACATATCCGTTAAAATGGATATTACTATTTGAGTCACACCAAGATTCATAAAgaaaacatatatcatattttttaaggatatttacaaaatcactagatttttttttgtcttttgtgAGTCCGTGCACGTTCCACGATAATATAGACAGTTCACCCTCGTAGTGTTCCTAGGGACGTACCGGATTGCCGTCGACATACAACGTATCGTATGCGATCCACGCACGTTTACCTTCCTTTTTGGCATCTTTCATCTGGGGAACCAGTTTGCGCCGCTTCTCTACCACTTCCGGTGGAAACTGCTCGTGCATTTGGTAGTTTGTACCTGTAAGGTGTTTCCATTGTTTCCTCACTAGTTCCCTGTCCCTGAAGAAGGTAAATTTTGCGACTATATTTCGCACTTTGCCGTGAACCGAATATCCTGGCGCGCGGTGTACACGCTCGAAACGTATGGTGTCAGCGGTTTCTTTGGCGACCTTAAGTGTTTCTTCTATGTGAACGCGGAGCTTCCGCTCTGTGACTTCGGGCGGCTCATTTCCTGTTGAGTTGTCTTCCGGGATATTCATAAACACTAAGTTATTACGTATTGACTGCGATTTCAAATAAACAAAGTCATCCCGGAGCTCGTTACGCTCCTTTTCTAACTGAACTAGCCTGTCTGCCACTATCGTTGCCCCAACATCAACCAACTCCACCTTTTCCTCAAGCGCCAACACGCGCGCGTCTGTACGCTTCACCCTATCTTCAAGAGCAACCCATATTTTCTTAAGTTCTTTCTCGAACTCGCACACTTTCTTCTCTAATGAATCTATTGCATTTAATTTGACATCAAGAGCCGCTAACCTGTTATCCATGGTTCTCATAAAGTTCATGACGTCCTTGATTGTTGGCTCATGACCGTTTTCCGCCATCTTTTCAAAACTTGGTCTGGACGAATCTACACAAGACAGCTCAAACACTTCACTCTGTAGTGGACTGATTACGTCTGGGTATAACACCGCACTAGATTGTCCTAATATTTCACTTACTGAAACATTTGCGTTAACCTCCTCCGACGGGCCTCTCTGTTTGGACATTTTTGCTTTGTTTACACTTTGACTGCCACTTTGACTGCCACTACTATTTCTGTTTTTTCGCTTATTCCCCATAGTCGGTAAACTGCATAGATAATCCACAAGCCATAATAAACCAAATGTTCacttaatccacacaaaaaacaacGTTTTCTccaaaacttaatttaaaatccACAAACTTCTTCCCCGTTTCAAAAACAGCGTACTATATCATCGGCGTATAGTAACATGGATACTGAAGtttcattgatcatgaccccGAGGTCAAGGTTGTTGATTTCCGCAACTAGGTCATTGACGAAGACAGAGAATAGCGTCGGCGATAAGTTGTCTCCCTGTTTCACGCCCTTGTCACACTGGAACCACTCTGTTAAACGACCATTAACCCGCACGCACGATACTGACTGTATATACTTTTTATAGAGTTATAAAGTTTTCCGTCAACTCAGTTTAGCAAAAGTTTATACATAAGCATTTCTCGGTcgataaaatcaaaacatttgcgCAGGTCTATAAATGCAGCGAATACAGAGTTATTGTCCCTTACAATACTTGTCTAATGTGAACTCGTGATCCTCGCAAGAGCGGCCGCTTCTGAATCCGTTTTACTCTTCGGCAAGAATATTGTTATCGTCTAGAAAATGTGTGAGCCTCTTATTAATAAGTGAACTGTATAGTTTACTGGCACAGGACAATAAGCTTACACCTCTATAGTTCATTGGTAGACGAGCATCAGTGGTCGAGTCTTTGAAGATTGGACATATAATAGATTTCCGCCACACAGTAGGTATATTGCTGGTATCCATGATTAAATGGAAGAGTTGCTGTAGCACAACAATACTTTCAGGGAATTTCAGAACATCGTAGGGTATCTGATCGACTCCACAAGCTGACCTTGACTTTGCCGCCATAACGAtgtttgtaatttcatattttgttatgttACAGTTTAACTGTTCATTTTGTGTATATAACGGATCTAACAGATTTAGTTCCAGTAACTGTTTATGCACTTTGTTACGAACGAAAAATTCTTCGTCGAATTCACTATTATCGGTGGTTTGGTATAAGTTCGCAAAATCCGACCTCCTGCGCTCGAACACCTAACCTTCATCCCGACATACACGCCCGTTACTGTCTATTATTTCAATGGGAATATCTTTATTTTTCCTTGGcccaagtttatttattttattccaaaAGTCTCTTGGATTGTTTGTGGACATGTCTTCAATGTCGAGGGCAATTGCTTCGCGGTACTGCCGTTCCGCTGTTCTCAATTCCTTGTCAAACAGATTTCTCGCGGTTATATACTCTCTTCTCTTCGCAATTTTAATCGAACAAGCCCCATTGCACTTGGTATAAAGTTTTTCTTTGGCACATATGTCACTCCATAGTTCTGACAGGCGTTCATTCCAAAAAGGCTTTTTGTGTTTATATCTTTTCCTGACGTGTTTTGAATCACAGAATTTCGGAACAGAGTTGTTCATTTCAGTACTGATACATGAGCATAGCTTTTCGTAAATAAAATCCACCTGATCTTGCGTTTCTCTGCACCTTTCAATACTTGAGATGATATCTAGCAACGCCAGACGTGATAACTCACTTGTCATGAAGTCCACGGGAATCCGTTGCAGATTATAGCGGAGACCATTAATCCGTTCATGTTTGTCGTTAGTTTGGCCTACATATTCACCACTCAGTATGTTAAATTCCGGGTCTGGCAACCTTGATCTTTCGCCCAGTAATCCGTGAAGTCCGTGCGCGTCAACAATAGACTGTACCGTGACTACTTCAAAGGTCTTAAATAGGTGAACATTGTCTTGCGGAATGCACAAATAATCCACTGTAGCTCGTCCCTTGCGAGAAACTGATGTGTAATTGTCCTTGCTTGTATCAAATCTTCCATTGAGGACACAGAACCGTGTATCATTTAAAAATTCAGTAAATGCATGTCACTGTTGATTTATAGTTTTGTCAAGCACATTTCTTTGAGGGATACAATCGATTTCACTTATATATCCTATAACGACCCAACTCTCGAATTAAAATCGGCCGCAATGATAATTGTGTCACTTTCACTGTTAATATAGATTTGGGCCAGCAAATGGGAAAAGAAGCCTTGGGCGTCGCGACCACGAGTCGAGTTTTCTGAAGGTAGGTAACATGAAAACACTGTGACATcatagttattttgtttatgtgtaAATTGCACGACTAATATTCCATCGTAAGATTTATCCACAACGTTTATTTCGTATTCCGTTATAATCCAGTTTTTAACCAAAAGGACAACGCCCCCTGACGGTTTCGGTGCGTTTCTATGAATGTTAACTCTGTTGAAACCAAACCAAGTATATCCGTTTATATCTATCACATTTTGTTCGCCTAAATGAGTTTCTGACAGCGAAATAATATCCGAATCAAGTGCGATAATAGTTTGTTCTCTGAGTTTACAGTTTTCACGTGTCCAGCCACAAATATTTAAGTGAGACATTATAATTGACCTGTAAGACCGGGACGCTTCCTAATCTGAACTATGTGCTGTTTCCATGTTATCCTGGTGTCGTGCATGCTGAATGATACGGCCGCTCGCATTAACTCGGAACTCTTTCCCTTGCGGAAGCTGGCGAAGCACTGCTTTCGCGTTCATTTCTACAAGTATTTCAATGTGAGACTTGCAGCTTTTCAAGTAAATGTTTTTATACGCCTCGAGGTCTTTCAGTACCATTTTGTTTCTTAAGACTAATATTTTTTCATCTAAGTTCTGGATGGCGATCTTTACTAGAGCGGGACGATTCGTGAATCTATTGGCAGTCTTATAGCTCCTGTGACCTATACATTATTGGAGACATCAGCGCCCATTGCCTCAATAAGATCTTGTGctattgttcacagattttcacCTTCATTTTACAGTCTCCCACTGGCTGTAATCGTTAGATTCGGGTCattcaatgtattgatattttttcCTTGACCGTAATCGGTATCATGTGACGTGGATGTACCGTTACGTTGATCTGTCGTGTTCTCAAGTGTATCCATGCGTACTTGTAAAGATTGAATAGTAGTCACGATCTGATCAAGGCGGGAACTATCCCGCGCCATATCCACCGATCATTCATCCCGTAAGGCCCGTATTCGTGTATCAATTGTCTCTTTCATTTCTTAGCGTTGTTTATCGAACTTTGAGTCAATCGATCTCCTCATGGAATCTTGGTTCTTTTTTATGTCAACGACAGTGTCCATAATAATTTTCACTTTATCACTATCAGAACCGTTCCACATATGGCTATTTCTCTCAGTGCCCGATACACGAGTGGTGGGTGATGGTTCATGTGACGCTATAGCTTGACCAGTTTTAGGTGACTTCTTATTTCCTTTCATATCAGAAAATGCGATATTTTCTACATTTACACAAGTCTGTACATTGCACGTGTCAATAAAAGTTTCTATAGAGTTTTAACCCGAGTCACTCTCATATAATACTGCAAAAGAGTTGCCAACAAGATCACTTACATCATGTAAATCCGAGGTTTTCGCCCCTGACGGGCCTCTTGTCTTTGTCTGCTTTGTCTGCTTTTTAGGGTTCAAATACAAATCAGATTCACTTCCACTACTGCCTCTACAGTTACTATGATTCCTTTTCATGATGTATATTCCATAATATTACACTTACTGCACTTtgtatatagttttttttttatgtcaatTTAATCCAGTATACACATGTTTTTACCAATATTTATCAGAGCTCAAAATTTGAACGTCCATTTTGTTTTGATCACGTGATGAGTATCACCCTATGACCATATAAGTGGAATCATTGTTCTGTCAAATGTTCGACAAATATATCTTATTGAGAACCCATTACACACTAGTCTTTAAAAGGCTGATGTTTTCCCAGAActcgctgggtatgcggatacagatgacacttcgataccagataacaacaaaagccacgcgcgagaggtaagtttatcagggttttttttaaagttatatcataacgATTAcatttttagacaaggcgcatggtcgagtttatcaATGGTGTATCCTGTTCTATTGGAAAGAAAAATATCACGAAATAATAGTAGATTGTTCCCCCCAAAagagaaaattcggtcggaaaaaagcattaactggatgaacagtaaacatttcaacaaaatataacTACTTGCAAgacattgtttgatattccaacaTGAATAGTAATcattgtgcttcaaatactgaaatgttaatagtattaaatgaaatataaacgaagatagaacTTTTTTTAATAGGTGGAAtacatgaagttgcggatactttgattcccgatataggaaacttcggataacagagactttcaacaaattgggcactctgataaccgagtattctacctgaaatgcatttatgtatattatggctattcttaccaaacattttgaagtacgaatcaatttgcattgtcaagcgcgacacattgggaatctatgcataacgtaattacatacacatgtaaaatataaccaatggcgttgttcgttttcaaaaatcgtattactattaatttagataatttttattataagtgcaaatgttaaataagattcaaatgcttattttctgaagaaatatatttgaagtaaaatcttgttgatagccttttacattttcattcagacaacTAATCCTTTAGTTTAAaaatttacttcagcagaaacatACCCGTATCTTGCAAATGGACTTTCAACGgaatcggcgctctcgtttcaattactggcattgagccaaaaagttcaaATAGAATTTCGAACCTTCATCGCTGCTGAAATTTAGCTCCAAAGTGCAGTTTTAGCAGAGTGACGTTTCATTACACGCTATCTTGTATATAAGTAAATGGCCTTAGTACCTTCGTTAGGACATAAATATAAATGCTTTACTTCAGCCGTTTCGCTAAAaagaatgttatttaaaattacatagtGCACgaggttaaacaattttaaattatcattttcgATATGTATGAtgagttacattttaaatgtaatttaaaattgtttaagctcgtgtacCATGCGAAGATCCAGctgttgggtgactcgaaaactggaaaagtGATGGTCATATAGACTGTACTCATTAGGCATATCGAATTCGTTTCACATgtgtctttcacatttataccaaatcatgaTCATATTCCAaaaggataagaacatgtttcggtaattcgtttttaatttacgtcagtatatacatttttttttattgcctggttactataacagtattccacagcgaattctgcatttctgattcactgaATAGAGTGTGATGTATCTGGTAAAAGGTACCGAGGCTATCTgaaatcgaagtgccattgtctttgagatgatcggtaaaagaagtgtccatgaaaatttggcatccgactcttaaaacatttgaatttcctcaaatacgttagttaactaaaatttaacttgtagtaacattaatggacatattgatcttttatttcgattagttgacacgttctttgttgaAATACTTACTAATCATCgatttcatgatgattatcgatggaatttttttaaattataatccaCAGTTTTTTTCCACGAGTGttttgctccgcaatacgaagtactgtACCATTAATTGACCAAAccatgttacgtgtctgaaaaccaaatgaacggaacataaatgcaaaaaagctgaagaactcgcCTCTCGCGCGTGGATTTTgatgttatctggtatcgaagtgccatcttttatcaaagtatccgcatacccggcgtgcgaATTCGTTCCTTATCAATTTCCGGTATGCTACACGTAATTGCATGTCGTGTATAAAGTATTTCAACGTGTAACAAAAAATgaaactgaacaaaatggcgtccacttTCAGTCTAAGTCAACGGTGatcaatacaattaaagaaaaactcAGCGCAAGAATCAAACGTAATTAAAATGTCACGAAGCACACAATTTGGAAAACACAAATATCGATAGAAACTGAAACTCATGTGTACATTAAATTGATTCCTCTTGTTGTACTTAAAGAGGATTCGTCAAACAGCAAACTTTATAGTAAAAGACACACTAACCTCGATGTAAACTAAAATCCGGtgcttataataatacaataacaaaacTATTTAATAACGATCTCTGTTATGCAATCCGTTTatctatattaattttaaattacacGTTTTAAAACGAGTGTATCGAATGCTAAACACTGTCACCAAACACAGTATGTTCGAAATCGATTGTCGAAGCGAGAACAATAATTGTATTCCTATCGCAGCtcccaattatgcatgacaaatacAAAATCTGAAATAAGTTTTGGGGTTGTATGATGCTTAAAAgtatttaactgttaaatgaaATCCCTTCACGACCGAATTGttgtcctaaaatccagagaTTCTAGCTACTTGTTGCACAGAAATTAAGCCACATGAGATACGTCGtgaattgcgtaatcaaatgaatgaacaTTTCATAACGAGAATCGGGTAATGCATAAATTTTAGTGAATGACCAAAATAGTacgatatttttatataaacgataacacatgCAGAGCTGGTCTGGACTTCTAAAATCTGCCCCAGCCtcataatggccctcgggccgattatagacgtccggcccagctttGTTGTAATGTTTTTGTCCGAATATCCGAAAAAGCATACACTGATTGCGTAACCGGTGTTACAGTAAAACATAAATGCGCACAACTTAACTGCCGCGAACGTCCT from Dreissena polymorpha isolate Duluth1 unplaced genomic scaffold, UMN_Dpol_1.0 chrUn012, whole genome shotgun sequence includes these protein-coding regions:
- the LOC127863514 gene encoding uncharacterized protein LOC127863514; protein product: MAENGHEPTIKDVMNFMRTMDNRLAALDVKLNAIDSLEKKVCEFEKELKKIWVALEDRVKRTDARVLALEEKVELVDVGATIVADRLVQLEKERNELRDDFVYLKSQSIRNNLVFMNIPEDNSTGNEPPEVTERKLRVHIEETLKVAKETADTIRFERVHRAPGYSVHGKVRNIVAKFTFFRDRELVRKQWKHLTGTNYQMHEQFPPEVVEKRRKLVPQMKDAKKEGKRAWIAYDTLYVDGNPVRP